From the Onychostoma macrolepis isolate SWU-2019 chromosome 13, ASM1243209v1, whole genome shotgun sequence genome, the window tatttattttctttttatgtgcTTGCAGTAACCCTTCGTCCTTGCTCTAGCAGCCAGTATCAGGTGACATTCTGGTGCGATATCATAGTACAGCACTGTTCAAAGTCTACTGCATGATACCTTTAACTTATTCTGAGCTCTATGAATTTAGTTAAATAGATACCAATACTGGATTTAGAAAATAATGTGGCCGTGTGAGCAAAATCATGTTTTGCCCTGACACTAGAATGAGTAGTGATGAGTTTGTAATACAGTGCACTGCACACCTCCATTCAAAGACACTGAAAACAAGGAGCtttacatctaaaaaaaaaaaaaaaaaaactcaacgGTGACTCGCTTATTGAATGTGAGTTTTCAAATCTAAAtcttatatttcttaaaatgtgTCAAGTTCAGAAAAGCCAAAAATAGATAGCAGCACTAAGGATGGAGTGAGCTACAAAAAGTTTGAAAGTTGAGTATGTCGAGATATGTATGCTACCTCTTTGATCTATTATGGTGAGATTTTATGTTCTGAATAATTAATTGCCCATTAACATCCTGCAAAACTGTGGTGATGAATACCGAGATGCCTTTTCCCATTTTCAGTGAAATAAATTGAATCAAcataaatctattttattttcaggGCCTATTTGATAATGCTGCTATCTTATTGAAGAGCCAACTCAAGCCAATGACATCCAGACAAGCACAATTCATCCGTTACAGCACTGCAAAACAAACCCCAGAGTTTACTATTCTAACAAGGAATGTAAACTTATGATGCATCGAAAattcacaatataaaaacacttaTCTTGAATTGCAAACCCCCAAATTTAATCAAGTTAATGCTTAAAGACGTAAGGCAGCTCTATGAAGATTAGCTTGATTACATTCACTCAATGGCCAGATACCATCTCAATGAATTGTTGACGATTaatctgaataaattaaaatgtttatgttcATTAGGCACTGAAGCAGCAAAGCTGCTGGATAAAAGAACACAGACATTTCCTTTCCTCTGCCATTAAATAAATTGACaatttcttccaaaaaaaacaaagaaaacgaTATTAAATACTTTACAAACTCTGAACAAGACTTGCCAGGGGTAAACATTGAATGTGACTTCATTATGcgcatgtttttttgttttttttctcagggtGAAAACTGTGTAGTGATGTGTGAATGTTTGGTGGGTTAAAGTGAGAACATGTGTAGTGTAGCATGATACAGAAGTAATACTTAAAATGTGTGTGAAGGTAACAAGCAGCAGAGGTACTATTATCTTTAATTTTTGTCTTGTGCTGTAAATCTCATTGGTTGTGCGAGTTGAAGTCCAGGAGTGTGTTTGTGAAGGGCTTTTGGGTGCAAATGTACTTGCAGGGGGGTTTCATGGCAGTTCAGTCCAGTCTGTTTTTTGTTGCTTTGGTTTTAAGAGGCGGAGAaagagatgagagagagagagaagattCAGGCCCTTGAAGATATTCAGACCACAAACTTGTTCTTAGTGGTGGAGCCACTCTTAGTGGCCGTGTCAGCATGAGACTGGTAGCCAATGGTCATATTCATAGGGATGCCTAATCGTTCCTTGTACACCCTCCTGCCAAACAAACACAATAACACATTGTAACCAGCTGAGTATGTTTCCATTTACATGTCGCGTGAATGCATGAGAGTCTCACCCTATGTGCGTTACAGCCTCTCTGTTCTCGTAGTCAGTTGTCCAGACAGCGATTTTATCTCCTTTTGTTCGGATGTTGACTACAGCCCCGCATACTTCATCGCTGTAGTCGTCAAAGGCCTCACCGATGAGGCACAGCAGCTGTCGGTATGACACAGGTGAATGTTAGAGAGCCAGGGATACAGAAGTACATGAATTACTTGTGTGTATGTTGAGGGGGCGTTCAGTGACTAACTCAAAACTCTTACAGTTTCCAACCAAAAGCGGTCCAGGTCATACTTCCTCTGCTGCTTGTTGAGAGTCATGAGCCAGCGGCCTCCTCTTTTATTCCTCTCATCCTCCCACATAGGCTCAATACCATCCTGCAACCCAAGCACAAAGCAAAGTCCACAGTAATCTAGAGAACCTCGTACACTACCTCTAAAAAGCAGCAAGCAACAGTAAACAAGCAAAAAGCAACTACCAATAAGAAGCAGAAATAcacaaatgttatgttttcCAAATGCTACGCTTTTGGCAACTGATCTTTCACTATACTCTACCCTCCTTTATAACATCCCAGTGGAGtagtaataaaatgtaataaaaaggtatatattatattatgatgtGGGTTATAAGAATTAATGATGAAATTTGAGagcattatatttgtttttttgttttttaacagaaTAACTCGagtgaaatttattttaaaaataatcagaattaatacacaatataaatgatattaaaTAAGTAACATTAACTTGACGCCATGAACttcttgacatttttttttattgtttatttcctgtagctcaaacagtgaACTAGCATAGCCAAGTTCATGAGTTCCAAATCCTAGTGAAAGAACTGAAGTAAGATTTGTAAAAGAGACATGCATACAGCATGCATAGGTTCTTTTGTCTCTTCTATGAGTTATCTGGCAacatttcagcatatttttGGATCATTTCTGTAAAATTAGTCCTAACACATATCTGATAATATGGCAAACTGCGACAGACGCTTCAGTATGATTGGTCAGTATTGTTTTTGTGCAGCTTTGCTCAGGGTCAATTCGTTCTTGAAGTCATGGTAATTTGTGTTTATTGGATGAAATCTCATAAAGCTTTAATGATGATGTTGAccgaattttcaattttgatgtGAACTATTTGGGTGAACcctttaaatacataaaaatggcAGCAGTTGTGTTGAAAGCCTACCTTGAAAAGTGAGTAGTCACATCCTGACATCAAATTGCTGGAGACCTGGATGTGGTTATAAAGCCTATAAAGAAGAGATCCATAAAAACAATTAGACCAGTCAACTAATTTGGAgggaaaaacagtgttttaataTATGCTTATCTCTTGGAAAACAAAATCAATCTTACGCCCAGAAATCCTCTACTGTGTCAAATTTGGAGATCAGTCTGAGATTGGCCTGCCATGTTTTGCTCTTGTCATTTTTGAAGAACCATAAAGACcatctttaagaaaaaaataaaataaaataaaaaagacaacatCTAAAGAAACTAAAAACTACATTTAGAAGCTAGCACATTATTTGAAAACAAGTGCATTCATTCACTCGACCTGTTCTGTAGGGGGTGTTTGATGTAGCTCTCAGGGCTGACAATCTCCTGATTGGTCTCTTCTGAGTTCTCCTCTTCACTCTTACAAGAAATTGAGTTTAATTCCTGCACAAGAACCTTTAAAAGATTAGTTTAAACCCAATACATTCAAGTTCACATCACAGCAGCCagcacacgtacacacacacacacacacacacacacacacactgtgcagACAGAAAAGAAAGACTGGAGGCAATGTCCCtttattgtcctcatttatttAAGCATCCAGAATAGAACTAATTCAACACCTGGGACCAGTGCAATACCTGGCAGTTAAATGTGATTATGTTGTGTCTGAAGACTACAGTCACACAACTTGAACCTAACACGAGCTTTGTGTGAGAGCTACGAGAGTCATTCACTATTATGAGCGCGAGGGTCTTTATGTGAGCAGTTAAGAAAAATGTAGATACAAATGTATACACTGCAAATTAAATTTAACGTGTCAATCTTAAGCTTATTTGCAGATTGTAACAGCTGTGAATAAACTATGGTTTGGCACAGCTTTCATAGTTTGATCCAGCATGGTGTCGTTACAATTCACTTCACTTTTCTCATTCGCTGTCTTAGTTTTTGACAGCTATGCTGTGATGGGGGCGCTTTGTTCTcgaaagaaaattaagcagggaaaaaaaaaaaaaagtgtggctGAATTCATATAGGGTAACTAAGTGGTGACGCACAGACATCTGGAAAAGTAATTAAGTGCCCTACGCGACTGGAACAAGCCTTGTCAACTTTCAGCCAAACTTGTTGAGCCACCCCATTCAAACATGCCGAAAAACTTTCTCAAAGTTCACAGAGGACGACATTTAAACCTCATTTTCGCCTAAAAAGAAGCATAAACGTATTGTTGGGGGCAGGGTAGTTTGTAGCGTAGCGCTGAAGGACTGTAAAGCGTAAAATAATCTTTGAGAAGTTTATTGACTCACCGGCTCCGCCGTCGCCATTTTACGTGAGTCGTTCACAGGCCTCATAAGGGACGTTCACGCTTCCCTTCAGTGCtgcgctctgattggctgaggcaCTGCTGAGAGCGAATCACAAGCTGTGTCTCAACTTTACCGCGGGACGCCTACCAGAGAGGATTCGAACACTGTTCAGCTGTGACCGATGCGTAAACGAATCATTCATTTGAATCGGATCTTAATAATGAACAACAACCAGTTCACAGTCACGAATCGCGGTTctcaataattttataatatcaattttatattaatattataaaagaaGGTTTAATATTACAAcgaaatgttatatatatatatatatatatatatatatatatatatatatatatatataatatatacaatttcgattttatttaaaaaaatactaactTGAATATCAGAAAAGTATTTTCAGCCAAGTGatgtatattaattttagtactgtgtaatgtaaatgcaaattatatttatggttTTTATGAGCTGAATCAGGGATGTCATAAAGTCAACTGAATACAATTATGAAATTATCATAAACATAAACAGTAAtaaatagatataattaacCATATGTGAATTTACTCGAGCGTTTTGAGCATGACAGACCGAAATGTGATTACCTGAGACATGCAGCTGAATCGTTTTTAACAGGTTCTTTGAAATGAACGGTTCAAAAGAACCGATTCGCGGAAACGACGTCCCCAAATGTTGTCTGCGTAGGTGGCTCATTAGGTTTTGACACACAGCCACGCGCTTCAATAACTGTATACATTTCCAGtgcatatttataaattaataattataccATGAAGCAGGCTAGAAAATTAAACCTcgcaaaaataaagaaaatgtttttgtttatggcTGCTTCTATCAACCCTACGTAATCGTAaccgatatatatatatatatatatatttatatatatatatatatatatatatatatatatatatatatatatatatatatatatatatatatatatagtttattctGTTGAATTCATTCATGTTTTCCCATTATGAACGCTATAATAAACATATTGCAATTATTCCTACTGTTTTGGATGATACGgtaattcttttattttgacCGCACTGAGACTCATGACGTCAAGATGTCCCTTGTGTTGACAGCCAAGACCGGAAGTATCGCCAGCAGCCATCTGGTTCTCAGCCCTTCGGCCCTATCTCAGGTCAGGAGTAATcattttgtgttaaaaaaaaaaaaaaaagatgtcaaGAACTAATCGGATCGTAAATGATACGGAGGCACGTCAACGTGATTCCTTAAACGGAGCGCGAGAACGAAGCGGATGTCGTTGCCGACATGAGGCTGCTGTCAGACCCGCACACAGCGAGCAGGTAAGAGTCAAATCTGAACCAGCTCTACTGAACATTTAactgtgattttttatttatttatttaagtatttaatataataacaaaaaatagaGTTGCATGAGTGTATTTGGCGTCACTTTTTGCTCGGAAATGGCGAAACGCTCGTTTAGTTTTATCTATAACTTCATACTCTGCCCTTCCTCTCCCTTTCTTTATCAAGATATTTCTACATCAAACAGCAGCCTGCTCTATGAATAGCTGTGTTGTCACATTCATTAGCTATAACATAAGGTATTCGTGGCATTCAGTCAGTGTAATCTGTTGAGTCTCAACAATATCTCTTTATAGCTTACTTTAGCTAAATAATGAAACCCAAGTATACCAACCTGTTTTTTTTGCTTGCCTATATTTAGCATGAGTACATGCAAACATATAATCATACTGCCACAGACACTCTCACGCCACGGTCATGTGGTGTCATCTTGTACAGTATTTTCTTTATGAtttgtatgatttaaaaaaaaagcattgtgTAATCTAGTCAAACTGTCTTTGCTCTCAGACTGACCTCAGGGGAAGAGAAAGACCACACAGTCACTCTGTAGCAGAGCCACAGCCAGAGGCTCCGTTGGTGGACGACTGCGAGAGGCTGGGTACTTTTTTCGGGGAGCTCAATAAGTGTTTGCGGGGTATTGGTTTTACTCAGCTGTACTTCGGAGAGAAGATCGTGGAGCCTGTGGTCGTGCTGGTGTTTTGGATGCTGCTCTGGTTCCTGGGTATCCAAGCCCTCGGTCTTGTGGGAACTCTAtgcattattatcatttatatcCAGAAATAACAGACACATGAAGGTTCATTTGCCACCCATATCCAGTGCCAGTGAAAGAGAGGAGAGACTCCTTTCTATAAAAGATGAGCTCCGTGAATGTCTTTTGAAAGTTTTACCTGATCTGTATATTTGGGTCTGTGCCATTTGCCTTCTTTTTATGTGGGTACGTACAAGAGGGTGAGTTAATGAAGATAATCAGAGGATTTACTTTAACTACTGGAATGATTCCTCCGGTCCATGTGAACTGTGTGTTAGCTGTGAAAGGTACTTGTGAAAAGCATGCTTCCCTTCAATATTTGCATTGACAAAATGGGTGCATATTGATATGCTGACTATCAAAGAATAACCAGATTCTAATGATAACTGTACATATCAGTTATACAGTCATTACCGTTGTTGAATGTATAAATCTTATTCGCCCAGGTGTCAGTCTTGCATTCTCCACACAATTGCACTAGAGGGCAACCTTCCTCATTTTCCCCTAAACATGTCTTGGGAAATATACCAGGGAATAATAATCATTGTGTGTTCAAATTTGAATGTGTTAATACTACTGCATGTGAATGTGTTGGGGCTGCTGCGATTGaaagtatgaaataaataaaatgcccTAATAGTCTTAGCAGAGGAagaaactgttttaaaatcaaACCTTTTATGGTAACAGACCTACGTTATGTGCTGTAAATTTGGTATTTGTATTAGTTGATTTTACTGTAATCTGCTCATGTTGTCTGTTCTTTTCAAAGATTCATGTTGCAATATCAGTATCTATGAAATCAATGGATAATTTCATAACAGGGAAATATTTCGTATGCAAATTTTGCTACAGTAGAATGTGTTGTATGACCCATATTCAGGATCAGAAGTATGAAAAGCTCTGTTTTTATTGCACTTAAGCGTTTTCTTTATGAatgattacatttgaaaattattgaACGAACTCTAACTTTTTTAAGCAAGATTAAGCTGCTCTTTATGTAACTGTGAATATCTTTGCAAGATGACATCGCTTCATATTCATGAAAATCATGTTTGATTATGATTGTTTTTGGTACTGATTTAAAAGCTTTATTTGGTATGTAATACTCCAATTCATAATTCATTATTGCCGATACAATGCCAAAATTTCGCTTTtatgtttctgtttcttttcagtgttAATTAGTATCTTCTGTGccataatttaatttcaacCAACATATCATTttctgtatcccacaatgctgTATTTTTGGGTGGTGGTGGGTTGTTAGTACTttgattgattaatttattttgaaagaatttatattttaaatcattctgCAATGTAATTGAACTTTAAATCTGAGTaatcataataaaaactatcattgttttaaatatttttttttgttatatagtTCAATTATTACATCAAATTCATCTGGGTTGTGTTTCAAAAGTAAATTTAGAGCATCATATGCAGTTTCTTTGAATGTATTTCCTGTTTAACCCAAAGTAAAATGTCAAGAAGACATGCATAGAACTGCTTAAAATACAAAATCCTTAATAAtcttaataaatatttactatattaataAGTTGCAGACTCATTTcagtaaaagagagagaggagggagaTTGCTTCATCCACATACCAGAGTATAAAAACCAGCACCAAAGAGTCTCTGCCTCTCTTTGCATTCATCACAGCAATACGACTATACTGGGAAATGGCCACTGCAGGAAAGGTTCGTAGACTTGTCGTTTGGTCTCTTTTCATTTGTGCTATACAGAGcagttaatgcatttttaatacgaCGCCAGTCCCTTTATACATTTAAGCTTATTGATGAGGAACAGTTTACAGTGCAAAGACATCTTAAAAATTAGATTCTATCTGAGCAATGCAATGCTAACATTTTAATGAGACTCTCATAAGAACGTTAtgaatgcttaaaaaaatatataagccAAAAAAcatataagaaaaatatgcaAGATAAACGTCTTGTATGAAATGTGATAGCTTGTGTATATGTAGTTATTGCAATTCACAATTGACTTGCTGCACTTCTAAttataatgcaatatatataaaaaaaactattgtgTATATAAaggctatataatatatatcatatacataGAAAATATAAAGAAGTCTACATGTCATGTAAAAATGAAGTGACAATTgtatgtaagattttttttaacctcttttctgttgtttttattggtCATTCTGCCAATTTACTGCCAAATGTAAAGTATTAAACTAAGCTACAACTACAAAAAATGTGCTCTGGCAATTTCATCGGGTTAATATTTACCTTTGATTGTGAAATCACAGATATTTGTGGCTCTAAAAACAGATGTTTAATGTTTCCATTGGCTTAAGCCAAACAGCTGGACAACCTCCAACTACGGTTAGAGACTGTAGATCATGCAACCACTCAAGCACAGCGGTTATATAAACATTTGTAGTCAGCCATTAAATATCTATAAAACATACTGAACCAAGTTCTTCTGTGTGCTGAAGGTGATTAAATGTCGGGCTGCTGTTGCCTGGGAGCCCAATGTGCCCCTGATGATGGAGGAAATAGAAGTCGCCCCACCTCAGGAAGGAGAAATACGAATTAAGGTGGAAAATGTCCCATGAAAGTTATCAAATCGCATTGCTATTGTTAACCATTATTGGTTAACATGTTTTTCTCCTGTTTTCAAGGTTGTAGCTACAGGTGTTTGTCACACCGACCTTTACCACCTGTTTGAAGGGAAGGACAAGCGGGGTTTTCCCACTGTCCTGGGACATGAGGGCGCTGGTGTGGTGGAGAGTGTGGGACCTGGAGTCACTGATTTCAAACCAGGTCACCAAATAAAACTACATATTCATACGCATCTCCAAGTCTTTATTTCTTCttgaaagggatagttcactcaaaaataaacattccatCATcaattgctcaccctcatgtcttctGAATTGAATCTTTTCATGAATCTTGTTATCTGGTTACCTAACTGATTTGTTCATGAATGAAACACTACGTAAAAAATAAGTCTATGTATTCTGGTGAACAGGTGATAAAGTCATTCCACTCTTCCTCTCTCAGTGTGGAGAATGCAAGTTCTGCAAGTGTCCAAAAACAAACCTGTGTGACAGAAACTGGTAAGAAATGCAAACAACAGAACAACTTTTcacattatatgtgaccctggaccacaaaactagtcttaagtagcatgggtatatttgtagcaatagccaacaatacattgtatgggtcaaaattatcgatttttcttttatgccaaaaatcattaggatagtaaagatcatattccatgaagatattttgtacatttcttagcgtaaatatatcaaaactttgtttttgattagtaatatgcattgttaagtactttatttggacaactttaaaggcgattgttttcaatatttagattttttgcaccctcagattccagatttcggccaaatattgtcctatcctaacaaaccatacatcaatgaaaagcttatttattcagcttggTGTAAATAGaaaatgacttgttttgtgGTCCGGGGTCACATATTTCATTAACTTGCTTTTTGGgaatgtatcttttttttttttctggcaggTCAAGTAAATATCATGACATTATGTCTGATCCTACAACACGTTTCACCTGCCGTGGTCGGCCTATTCTGCAGTTCATGGGCACCAGCACCTTCTCTGAGTACACTGTCATCAACCAGATTGCTGTGGCCAAGATTCATGATGATGCCCCACTCGAGCGCGTGTGTCTGCTCGGCTGCGGCATCTCTACCGGTTATGGAGCTGCTCTCAACACAGCTGGGGTGTGTAAAGATGTTGTGTGCACTCCAGAAGTATCTGGACACTTAAGCCACCCTtgaattaatgtttttgcttcatataacaaaatgttGAATCAAGGGCCAttcattttaaagaaagaaagcacaAGGATACTTTAAGACATTTGACAGAATTAAAGGCTAAATGTTTATCTCAGCTGTGCTATACAACCgataaataaacaagaagttaatattgagtaacttacatttttaacacaagattaaaatatttactttagaCTTTcgtatttcaataatttaacaacatattCCAATATCCACGGTGCTCTGAAGTCAGTTAATGGTCATAAGACATGCaggtaaagaaataaaatattaaattttttagtaagtgttttattttgattgttttaatcattattattttaactgattTAATCAATTATTAGCTTCTCATTAACTCACAACCCCCCTGCAGTTCACTCGCAAAATCAGTGTTCAAACAATTTGgttgagtgaataattcaatgGCTCATTTATAGAAGTTTCTCATTTACCATTATAAGAGTCTCATTTCATAGGCTGTGGCCACATAGGTCACATTTTTTGGACTCATATGTTATTGAAGCTGTTCCATTTCAGAAAAGCAACCATTATATTcaaaagtaataaattacattaattacattgattaagtgtgtgtgtatatatatatatatatatatatatatagtgctgcttgaaagtttgtgaaccctttagaatgttctatatttctgcataaatatgacccaaaacatcatcagattttcatataagtcctgaaagtagacaaagagaaccgaatcaaacaagtgagagaaaaatattttctttgtcatttatttattgagaaaaatgatccagaaaaatgatatctgtgcgttgcaaaagtatgtgaatctttgctttcagtatctggtaTGACCAGatatataatatgcaaaataattgcaaaaaaaaaatcataatcatgTAAAGAAATTCATGCATTTTTGTATGACTGAATGTCCAAATGGTTTTTGTGGCTTGAACAGTAAGGTGAATATTACGTGCTTTACAGTAGTaattcatttgtgtttgtgtgaaggTCACACCAGGCTCAGTGTGTGCAGTGTTTGGACTGGGTGCAGTAGGTCTGGCTGCAGTCATGGGCTGTAAAAACGCCGGAGCCTCCCGCATCTTTGCTGTGGATATTAATGAGCAGAAGTTTGAGAAGGCAAAGGTCTTTGGTGCCACTGATTTTCTGAATCCAAAGGCATATAATAAACCCATCTCTGAAGTACTGGCAGAAATGACCAATGGAGGAGTGGATTTCTCACTCGAGTGTGTGGGCAACACTGAAGTAATGGTAAGACCTGCCTGACACATTTGTGAAAGGTGCATTTATTTACTATCTAATTTAAAAGCTTTCAGTActtgaaatgtgtgtgtgaattaatGCATCTTTGACCTCAGAGGTCTGCGCTGGAGTCATGTGTCAAAGGTTGGGGTGTGAGTGTTTTGGTTGGCTGGACTGATGTGAAGGACTTCTCTGCAAAGCCGATTCAGCTCATATCTGGGAAAACCTGGAAAGGATCTCTGTTTGGAGGTAATCAAGCTGTCAGTTAATGCTTTCTACATCTTTCAGAGAAGGAACTTGAGTACATGCGTGTGCATGCACTACAGTACATTAATTTCGGTTTATGTAAAGGTTTTAAAAGCAAGGACTCTGTTCCAAACCTGGTTTGCGATTACATGACCGGCAGAATAAAGCTTGATGAGTTCATAACCCACAAAATGAGTCTGGAGCAGGTCAACGATGCCATCAACCTCATGAAGACTGGAGACTGGTACATTTGTCACTCGCATCTTTCTGTATTTGAggttaatattgtaaaaaaattaagtaataatTTTTGTTTCCTATCTTACAGCATTCGATGCATCCTGAATATATCCAAATGAGAAGCAAATCATCTTCACCCAACCAGTTTCTAGGCCAGTTATATTCAGCTTATTCACTTCGCCCTCTTTGCAGTATTTGAGTAACAGCTGGGTGCATTCAATGATCCTCTTTAATAGCATATCCCAGCCCTCTGCTTTATTAAGTGATTCACAAGTGCATGTAAACGTTAATGTTTAATATCACAAAACGGTTTTATTCGTTTGCAAGGCAAAATGCTTCTGaaaagttttgcaaaaaaatGCTTTCTGTGCCAAATAAAAAGAGCATATAAATCATTTCAGGAGGTTTTGTATAACCAATTTATGATGCCGTCAACATAGTTTATTTCTCTCCTCTTAGCCAGACAGACTCTCCAGCATTTGTCTTGCTTACATAACCATCATGGGAATGTTGGGAAGCACCAGAAAATATGCAGCTGCATCCTGCAGCTTGAAACCAAACACTGATAAACACTAAATACTTTACATCATGTCCATCTCAAATGCTTTCTTCATATCGGTCTGTCTTGACTGGTCAATTCGGTCTCAACTTGCAGAAACCGTTTTCCAgactcttttaaaaaatgtttaagatGAACTGATGGAAATAGATTGATCAGCCCTAATGCAGACATATTCAATGCCAGTTTAAAAAGCTGAAACTATTTCTGAAAGGTGTAGATAAAAGGTGGTATGAATCTTGTACTCCAGTTCTGTCTGGCTAAAGATAAATGATGTGAAAAGCAGCAAAAATAATTCAGTACAGATGAACCTCTTGGATGACTGCAGAAAATAGGCCAAAATAAAGgagaaaatatactttaatatacTTGCAAACagtaaaaaacattacatttatttcctGAGATACATTGAACCAACAAAGAGCACCAGTGATAACGTCTGCAACTTATCAGGCGTTCACATTGCTCTTTAAGTGGCAATGATCAGAAAATAATTAAACCATTTGTAGCCTACTTAACCTAATGTTTCCCTTAGGtgttcacagacacattctctCTCAAACAAGATCAATATAATTGAACCATATAAACGCTGGTAGAAGTTCATGAAAAACGTTTGTACAATGTTCAATAATGTTAAGAGAGGCATTCTTTTATCTGTGAAGGCTTTTCATATTTCAATCTTGATTTGATGAGATTTGCAGAGTTTGTTCCAAACAAACACGGTACACTGCAACGAGCCAGGCatacaaacacactgaagcAGA encodes:
- the adh8a gene encoding alcohol dehydrogenase 8a codes for the protein MATAGKVIKCRAAVAWEPNVPLMMEEIEVAPPQEGEIRIKVVATGVCHTDLYHLFEGKDKRGFPTVLGHEGAGVVESVGPGVTDFKPGDKVIPLFLSQCGECKFCKCPKTNLCDRNWSSKYHDIMSDPTTRFTCRGRPILQFMGTSTFSEYTVINQIAVAKIHDDAPLERVCLLGCGISTGYGAALNTAGVTPGSVCAVFGLGAVGLAAVMGCKNAGASRIFAVDINEQKFEKAKVFGATDFLNPKAYNKPISEVLAEMTNGGVDFSLECVGNTEVMRSALESCVKGWGVSVLVGWTDVKDFSAKPIQLISGKTWKGSLFGGFKSKDSVPNLVCDYMTGRIKLDEFITHKMSLEQVNDAINLMKTGDCIRCILNISK
- the eif4eb gene encoding eukaryotic translation initiation factor 4eb isoform X1 — its product is MRPVNDSRKMATAEPELNSISCKSEEENSEETNQEIVSPESYIKHPLQNRWSLWFFKNDKSKTWQANLRLISKFDTVEDFWALYNHIQVSSNLMSGCDYSLFKDGIEPMWEDERNKRGGRWLMTLNKQQRKYDLDRFWLETLLCLIGEAFDDYSDEVCGAVVNIRTKGDKIAVWTTDYENREAVTHIGRVYKERLGIPMNMTIGYQSHADTATKSGSTTKNKFVV
- the eif4eb gene encoding eukaryotic translation initiation factor 4eb isoform X2, with the protein product MRPVNDSRKMATAEPSEEENSEETNQEIVSPESYIKHPLQNRWSLWFFKNDKSKTWQANLRLISKFDTVEDFWALYNHIQVSSNLMSGCDYSLFKDGIEPMWEDERNKRGGRWLMTLNKQQRKYDLDRFWLETLLCLIGEAFDDYSDEVCGAVVNIRTKGDKIAVWTTDYENREAVTHIGRVYKERLGIPMNMTIGYQSHADTATKSGSTTKNKFVV
- the fam241a gene encoding uncharacterized protein FAM241A — its product is MSRTNRIVNDTEARQRDSLNGARERSGCRCRHEAAVRPAHSEQTDLRGRERPHSHSVAEPQPEAPLVDDCERLGTFFGELNKCLRGIGFTQLYFGEKIVEPVVVLVFWMLLWFLGIQALGLVGTLCIIIIYIQK